Below is a genomic region from Delftia tsuruhatensis.
GCCAAGTCGCTGGACCTGGCGGCAGGCACCGAGCATTTCGCCATCGTCTGAGGGCGTGCCACGCACGCTCTGAACGCGCCTTGCGCGCACGGAGCCGGGGTCCCGGCTCCTTCCAGGGCCGCGCCATACGCGGCCCTGCGCCACCCGCTCCCACCACCTCTCAGGAATCCCCCATGTCCGACTCCTCCATCGCCGCCCGCAGCTATGCGGACACCGCCCCGCTTTCCGTCGCCTTCCTGGGACTGGGCGTCATGGGCTACCCCATGGCCGGCCACCTGGCCACGGCGGGCCACCGCGTCACGGTCTACAACCGCACGCAGGCCAAGGCCCGCGCCTGGTGCGAGGAGTTCAACGGCGGCCATGCGGCCACGCCGCGCGAGGCCGTAGCCGGCGCCGACATCGTGTTCAGCTGCGTGGGCAATGACGATGACCTGCGCTCGGTCGTGCTGGGCCCGGATGGCGCCTTCGCCGGCATGCGCCGTGGCGCCATCTTCGCCGACCACACGACGGCCTCGGCCGAGGTCGCGCGCGAGCTGCACGCGGCCGGCCTGGCACTGGGCCTGCAGTTCATCGACGCCCCCGTCTCCGGCGGCCAGGCCGGCGCCCAGAACGGCCAGCTCACCGTGATGTGCGGCGGCGATGCCACGGCCTTCGCCACCCTGCAGCCCGTGGCCATGGCCTTCTCGCGCGCCTGCACGCTGATGGGCGACAGCGGCGCCGGCCAGCTCACCAAGATGGTCAACCAGATCTGCATCGCGGGCCTGGTGCAGGGCCTGTCCGAGGCCATCGCCTTCGGCCAGCGCGCGGGCCTGGACATTCCCGCCGTGCTCGACGTCATCGGCAAGGGCGCGGCCCAGAGCTGGCAGATGGACAACCGGGGCCGCACCATGGCCGAAGGCAAATTCGACTTCGGCTTCGCCGTGGACTGGATGCGCAAGGACCTGGGCCTGGTGCTGGCCGAGGCCCAGCGCAACGGCGCGCGCCTGCCCGTCACGGCCCTGGTCGACCAGTTCTATGCCGATGTGCAGCAGATGGGTGGACGTCGCTGGGATACGTCGAGCCTCATCAAGAGGCTCACCCCCTGAGCGGCTGAACGGCCATCAGCAATGAAAAAAGCCGGAACATGTTCCGGCTTTTGCTTTCAGGCGGCGGTGATCATTTCACCGGCGTGACAGTGGCGCCCACGGGGGTGGACAGGCTGCTTTCCGTAGGGCTGGCGGGGGCACTGGCCGCTGCGGCCCTGCCGGAATCGTCGGTGGTCACGGGAGCGGACTGGGGCTGCATGCGGGCCAGCTCGTCCTCGGAGATGACCTCGACCACGCGCACGACCTTGGTCACGTCGTTGATGCCGCGTGCGATCTCGGCGCCGCGCCTGGCTTCGCGCGGGGTGACGATGCCCATCAGGAACACCACCTTGTTCTCGGTCACGACCTTGAAGGCCGAGGCCTGGATGTCCTTGGCGTCCAGCAGGCTGGCCTTGACCTGGGTGGTGATCAACGCATCCTTGGAACGCTGGCCCAGCGTGGAGGTGAAGGGCGCCACCACGACCTCGTTGAAGACATGGCGCACCGTGGCCTGCTCGCGCACCAGCCTTTCCACGGTCTGGCGGTCGGCCTCGTTGCCGGCCTCGCCGGTCACCAGCACCTGGCGGT
It encodes:
- a CDS encoding BON domain-containing protein gives rise to the protein MKFRWSRAACGVLAVASLGATLSGCVALVGGGAVMAGMSAADRRTTGTQVEDQGIELRAGNRIAEVLGDKAHINVTSYNRQVLVTGEAGNEADRQTVERLVREQATVRHVFNEVVVAPFTSTLGQRSKDALITTQVKASLLDAKDIQASAFKVVTENKVVFLMGIVTPREARRGAEIARGINDVTKVVRVVEVISEDELARMQPQSAPVTTDDSGRAAAASAPASPTESSLSTPVGATVTPVK
- a CDS encoding NAD(P)-dependent oxidoreductase, translating into MSDSSIAARSYADTAPLSVAFLGLGVMGYPMAGHLATAGHRVTVYNRTQAKARAWCEEFNGGHAATPREAVAGADIVFSCVGNDDDLRSVVLGPDGAFAGMRRGAIFADHTTASAEVARELHAAGLALGLQFIDAPVSGGQAGAQNGQLTVMCGGDATAFATLQPVAMAFSRACTLMGDSGAGQLTKMVNQICIAGLVQGLSEAIAFGQRAGLDIPAVLDVIGKGAAQSWQMDNRGRTMAEGKFDFGFAVDWMRKDLGLVLAEAQRNGARLPVTALVDQFYADVQQMGGRRWDTSSLIKRLTP